Within Streptomyces albofaciens JCM 4342, the genomic segment GGCGCCGCCTTCGCCACCTCGGTCGGCACCGGCCCGAACGCGGGCCGTCCCGGGCACCTGCCCACCGACCGACGCGTCGAGGAGGGCGACTTCCTCTCCGTCAACCTGGGCGCGAACTACCGCGGTTACCGCTGCGAGATCGGCCGTACGTTCGTCATCGGCACCACGCCGGCGGACTGGCAGATCGAGCTGTACGACCTCGTTTTCGCAGCCCAGCGGGCCGGGCGGGAGGCGCTGGCACCCGGCGTGGAGTGCCGTGAGGTGGACCGCGCGGCGCGCCAGGTCCTGGTCGGCGCGGGGTACGGCGAGCGGCTCGGCGCGGGCACCGGACACGGTGTGGGCCTGGAAATCGACGAGGACCCTCGGCTGTCACCTGCGGCCATGGGTAAACTGGACGCTTGCGTGCCGGTCACCGTCGATCCAGGGGTTCATATCCCGGGACGCGGCGGCGTCCGGATCGACGACACACTCGTCGTCCGCCCCGAGGCGGACGGCGGGCCCGAGCTACTCACGATCACGACCAAGGAGCTGCTCGCGCTGTGAGCCTTGACGGGCTCGGAGCGTGCCTCTTCCGGGTCCCCACCACCTGCAGTCCAGGAGATTCCGCAACCGTGGCATCCACGAACGACCTCAAGAACGGCATGGTGCTCAAGCTCGAAGGCGGCCAGCTCTGGTCCGTCGTCGAGTTCCAGCACGTCAAGCCCGGCAAGGGCCCGGCCTTCGTCCGCACCAAGCTCAAGAACGTGCTGTCCGGCAAGGTGGTGGACAAAACCTTCAACGCCGGTGTGAAGGTCGAGACGGCCAACGTCGACAAGCGCGGCATGCAGTTCTCGTACATGGACGGCGACTACTTCGTCTTCATGGACATGGACACCTACGACCAGCTGCACATCGACCGCAAGACCGTCGGTGACGCCGCCAACTACCTGCTCGAAGGCTTCGAGGCCGTCGTGGCCCAGAACGAGGGCCAGGTGCTCTACGTCGAGCTGCCGGCCGCGGTCGAGCTGACCATCAAGGAGACCGAGCCCGGCGTCCAGGGCGACCGCTCCACCGGTGGCACCAAGCCCGCCACCCTGGAGACCGGCTACCAGATCCAGGTCCCGCTCTTCATCACGACCGGCGAGAAGATCAAGGTCGACACCCGTTCCGGTGAGTACCTCGGCCGGGTGAACAGCTAACCGTGGCCGCCCGCAACAAGGCCCGCAAGCGCGCCTTCCAGATCCTCTTCGAGGCCGACCAGCGCGGAGCCGAGGTGCAGTCCGTGCTGGCGGACTGGATGCGTCACGCCCGGACCGACCCGCGGCAGCCGCCGGTCAACGAGTACACCCTGCAACTGGTCGAGGGGTACGCGGAGCACGTCGAGCGCATCGACGAACTGCTCGGCACCTACTCCGTCGGCTGGACGCTGGACCGGATGCCGACGGTGGACCGCAACGTCCTGCGGCTCGGCGCCTACGAGCTGATCTGGGTGGACGAGACCCCGGACGCCGTGGCCATCGACGAAGCGGTGCAGCTGGCCAAGGAATTCTCCACGGACGAGTCGCCGGCCTTCGTCAACGGCCTGCTCGCCCGTCTGAAGGAACTGAAGCCGAGCCTGCGGCGCGAGGCGCGGTAAGGACGACGGTGGATCGCGGAAGGGCCCGGAGCGGGACGCTCCGGGCCCTTCGCATGTCCGCCCGCCCCGGGAGCCTGTGTCATACCCCCGGCCGTGGGCACACGAAAAACCGCCGCTCCGGAGGCCTCCGGAGCGGCGGTACGTTTCTGCAGGTGACCGCGGTACGGTCAGATGTCCTCGTGCTGCACCGCGCGGCGCGCGTCGGCGTCCAGCACGCCCCAGCTGATGAGCTGCTCGGTCAGCACGGACGGCGACTGGTCGTAGATCACCGCGAGGGTGCGCAGGTCGTCCTGGCGGATCGAGAGGACCTTGCCGTTGTAGTCGCCGCGCTGGCTCTGGATCGTGGCGGCGTAGCGCTGCAGCGGGCCGGCCTTCTCGGCGGGGACGTGGGCCAGCCGCTCCAGGTCCAGGACCAGCTTCGGCGGCGGCTCGGCGGCGCCGCCCGGGGTCGTGCCCGGCAGCAGTTCCTGCACCGGCACACCGTAGAAGTCGGCCAGCTCGGCCAGGCGCTGCACGGTCACGGCACGGTCGCCGCGCTCGTACGAGCCCACTACCACGGCCTTCCAGCGGCCCTGGGACTTCTCCTCGACACCGTGGAGGGAGAGGCCCTGCTGGGTGCGGATGGCGCGGAGCTTGGCCCCGAGCTGTTTGGCGTAATCGCTGGACATAAAGCTCCCCGGACGCTGTGTAGGCGTGCGGCGCGGCCGCGCGCTGGTAACTCACTGTGAGGTTACGCAGCGTAATTCGGCATCGTCAAGCCGAATGAGTCACACGGTGGTCCCGAAGGGG encodes:
- the efp gene encoding elongation factor P; translation: MASTNDLKNGMVLKLEGGQLWSVVEFQHVKPGKGPAFVRTKLKNVLSGKVVDKTFNAGVKVETANVDKRGMQFSYMDGDYFVFMDMDTYDQLHIDRKTVGDAANYLLEGFEAVVAQNEGQVLYVELPAAVELTIKETEPGVQGDRSTGGTKPATLETGYQIQVPLFITTGEKIKVDTRSGEYLGRVNS
- the nusB gene encoding transcription antitermination factor NusB, which encodes MAARNKARKRAFQILFEADQRGAEVQSVLADWMRHARTDPRQPPVNEYTLQLVEGYAEHVERIDELLGTYSVGWTLDRMPTVDRNVLRLGAYELIWVDETPDAVAIDEAVQLAKEFSTDESPAFVNGLLARLKELKPSLRREAR
- the bldD gene encoding transcriptional regulator BldD, producing MSSDYAKQLGAKLRAIRTQQGLSLHGVEEKSQGRWKAVVVGSYERGDRAVTVQRLAELADFYGVPVQELLPGTTPGGAAEPPPKLVLDLERLAHVPAEKAGPLQRYAATIQSQRGDYNGKVLSIRQDDLRTLAVIYDQSPSVLTEQLISWGVLDADARRAVQHEDI